One stretch of Saccharopolyspora erythraea DNA includes these proteins:
- a CDS encoding sensor histidine kinase, with product MPIARRGPGLRLRITLLATALVAGVSALLLWLGWLLVGNVVAAVPRLPDGSVVRVHGVDVPASLLGEALRESAREQVLLIGGAAFVAVVLAAAVLAWTVTGRVLRPLHDVTDSARRLSAESLDERIELSGPRDEVAELADTFDAMLDRLQAAFDSQRRFVANASHELRTPLSVVRTELEVTLSDPDADEQELRRMADVVREATARAERLVEALLLLARTEGVELAVREPVDLTEVVGRALRAVSVEAAQRGIRIDCCDEPAFAVGDPALLERVAGNLLENAVRHNVDGGWVMVNVGSGPRWASLRVASSGEEIGTDQVEALFEPFRRAGVQRTARTGAGLGLSIVRAAAAAHGGRVAAEPVAGGGLAVTVELPVAP from the coding sequence GTGCCGATCGCTCGACGTGGTCCGGGTCTTCGGCTCCGGATCACGCTCCTGGCCACCGCCCTGGTCGCGGGGGTCAGTGCGCTGCTGCTGTGGCTGGGCTGGCTGCTGGTCGGCAATGTGGTGGCCGCGGTGCCCCGGCTGCCCGACGGCAGCGTGGTGCGGGTCCACGGCGTCGACGTCCCGGCGAGCCTGCTCGGTGAGGCGCTGCGCGAGTCGGCGCGGGAGCAGGTGCTGCTGATCGGTGGCGCCGCGTTCGTGGCGGTGGTCCTGGCGGCGGCGGTGCTGGCGTGGACGGTGACCGGCCGGGTGCTGCGGCCGCTGCACGACGTCACCGACTCGGCCCGTCGGCTGTCGGCGGAGTCGCTGGACGAGCGGATCGAGCTGTCCGGCCCGCGGGACGAGGTCGCCGAGCTGGCCGACACCTTCGACGCGATGCTCGACCGCCTGCAGGCGGCGTTCGACTCCCAGCGCCGGTTCGTGGCCAACGCCAGCCACGAGCTGCGGACACCGCTGTCGGTGGTCCGCACCGAGCTGGAGGTGACCCTGTCCGACCCCGACGCCGACGAGCAGGAGCTGCGCCGGATGGCCGACGTGGTCCGGGAGGCCACCGCGCGGGCCGAGCGGCTGGTGGAGGCGCTGCTGCTGCTGGCCCGCACCGAAGGCGTGGAGCTGGCGGTCCGGGAACCGGTGGACCTCACCGAGGTCGTCGGCCGCGCGCTGCGCGCGGTCTCGGTGGAGGCGGCGCAGCGCGGCATCCGCATCGACTGCTGCGACGAGCCCGCGTTCGCCGTCGGAGACCCCGCGTTGCTGGAACGCGTCGCGGGCAACCTGCTGGAGAACGCCGTGCGGCACAACGTCGACGGGGGCTGGGTGATGGTGAACGTCGGCAGCGGGCCGCGCTGGGCGTCGCTGCGGGTGGCGTCGTCGGGGGAGGAGATCGGCACCGATCAGGTCGAGGCGCTGTTCGAGCCCTTCCGGCGCGCGGGCGTGCAGCGCACCGCCCGCACCGGCGCCGGGCTCGGCCTGTCGATCGTGCGCGCGGCGGCGGCCGCGCACGGCGGCCGCGTCGCGGCGGAGCCGGTCGCCGGAGGCGGCCTGGCGGTGACCGTCGAGCTGCCCGTCGCGCCCTGA
- a CDS encoding Uma2 family endonuclease, translating to MTALRPYELGSFTIADWHALPAREDGSRLELIEGYWLVTPPPNGQHQWAEGEVVFSLKDAIRRAGRTDLFAVAGVGVEISTTYRTALVPDFVILNTRPLANSFQASDVVLAGEIWSPGNSGRERKDKFAAYEQVGVPFFWSIAQDLGGPTELAAYRLEDGRYVCEATAEAGQGRVGIAGSPVEVELDIAALRP from the coding sequence GTGACCGCGCTCCGCCCCTACGAACTCGGTTCGTTCACTATCGCTGATTGGCACGCGCTACCCGCGCGGGAAGACGGTTCGCGTCTGGAGCTGATCGAAGGGTACTGGCTGGTCACCCCGCCACCGAACGGTCAACATCAGTGGGCGGAGGGAGAGGTCGTTTTCTCCCTCAAGGACGCCATCCGCCGCGCCGGGAGAACTGACCTGTTCGCCGTGGCGGGCGTCGGCGTGGAGATCAGCACCACCTACCGCACCGCCCTGGTGCCGGACTTCGTCATCCTCAACACCCGGCCGCTCGCGAACTCGTTCCAGGCGAGCGACGTCGTCCTCGCGGGCGAGATCTGGTCGCCAGGCAACAGCGGTCGCGAGCGCAAAGACAAGTTCGCCGCCTACGAGCAGGTCGGTGTGCCGTTTTTCTGGAGCATCGCGCAGGATCTCGGCGGGCCCACCGAACTCGCCGCCTACCGGCTCGAAGACGGTCGCTACGTCTGCGAGGCGACCGCCGAGGCCGGGCAGGGCCGGGTCGGCATCGCCGGGAGCCCTGTCGAGGTCGAGCTGGACATCGCCGCGCTGCGCCCCTGA
- a CDS encoding 3-hydroxyacyl-CoA dehydrogenase NAD-binding domain-containing protein, with the protein MSDEFASLFPDEVVTKAFTRLLDVPGLPGKLALVTIDNGHDHTRPSTFGPGGLASLDAALDEAFAAEPAAIAVTGKPFVFAVGADLSGVKQISERKHAHQVAKTGHDVFRRLTESEIPTFAFVNGASLGGGLELALSCQYRTVSEGAGAIAFPECFLGLFPGWGGTQLLPNLIGADSAVTVIIENALNQNKMLNPKKATALGIFDVQLEAADFLEESLRWAVRVINGEQTVPRPEIDRGQAWDDAVNRAKGIVEARTHGASPAVTKAVELIDLARDNDLDAGYAAETEALADALMSDELRSGLYSFDLTQKRAKRPAGAPDKSLAREVKKVGVVGAGLMAGQLALLFVRRLKVPVVITDIDQARIDKGVGYIHGEIDKLAGKGRISADEVNRLKALVTGSLDKGAFADADFVIEAVFEEMSVKQKVFGELEEHLSPEAILATNTSSLSITEMASRLRNPERVVGFHFFNPVAVLPLLEIVRGEKTDDAALATAFSVGKQLKKSCVLVKDAPAFVVNRLLTRFMGEVIAAVDEGTPFEVADRALTPLGLPMSPLVLLQLVGPAVAQHVNHTMHRAYPDRFGVSDNLQRFVDAGKAAVWQWDEQGNQKIDPEVAELWQQGDNPSTEEQVRERALKALAEEAGIMLDEGVVAEAQDLDLCMILGAGWPFWLGGITPYLDRSGVSEQVNGKRFLEPGVASVPA; encoded by the coding sequence GTGAGCGACGAATTCGCATCCCTGTTCCCGGACGAAGTGGTGACCAAGGCGTTCACCCGGCTCCTGGACGTACCGGGCCTGCCCGGCAAGCTGGCCCTGGTCACCATCGACAACGGCCACGACCACACCCGGCCGTCGACCTTCGGTCCCGGCGGGCTGGCCAGCCTCGACGCCGCGCTCGACGAGGCCTTCGCCGCCGAGCCTGCCGCCATCGCGGTCACCGGCAAGCCGTTCGTGTTCGCCGTCGGCGCCGACCTCTCCGGCGTCAAGCAGATCTCCGAGCGCAAGCACGCCCACCAGGTCGCCAAGACCGGCCACGACGTGTTCCGCAGGCTGACCGAGTCCGAGATCCCGACCTTCGCGTTCGTCAACGGGGCGAGCCTGGGCGGTGGCCTGGAGCTGGCGCTGTCCTGCCAGTACCGCACGGTCTCGGAGGGCGCGGGCGCCATCGCGTTCCCGGAGTGCTTCCTCGGGCTGTTCCCGGGCTGGGGCGGCACGCAGCTGCTGCCCAACCTCATCGGCGCGGACTCCGCGGTGACCGTGATCATCGAGAACGCGCTGAACCAGAACAAGATGCTCAACCCGAAGAAGGCCACCGCGCTGGGCATCTTCGACGTGCAGCTCGAGGCCGCGGACTTCCTCGAGGAGTCGCTGCGCTGGGCGGTGCGTGTCATCAACGGCGAGCAGACCGTGCCGCGGCCGGAGATCGACCGCGGCCAGGCGTGGGACGACGCCGTCAACCGCGCCAAGGGCATCGTCGAGGCCCGCACCCACGGCGCCTCCCCCGCCGTGACCAAGGCCGTCGAGCTGATCGACCTCGCCCGCGACAACGACCTGGACGCCGGCTACGCCGCGGAGACCGAGGCGCTCGCCGACGCCCTGATGTCGGACGAGCTGCGCTCGGGCCTGTACTCCTTCGACCTCACACAGAAGCGCGCCAAGCGCCCGGCGGGCGCGCCGGACAAGTCGCTGGCCCGCGAGGTCAAGAAGGTCGGCGTTGTCGGCGCCGGGCTGATGGCCGGGCAGTTGGCGCTGCTGTTCGTGCGCAGGCTGAAGGTGCCGGTGGTCATCACCGACATCGACCAGGCGCGCATCGACAAGGGCGTGGGCTACATCCACGGCGAGATCGACAAGCTGGCGGGCAAGGGCCGCATCTCGGCCGACGAGGTCAACCGGCTCAAGGCGCTGGTCACCGGTTCGCTGGACAAGGGCGCCTTCGCCGACGCCGACTTCGTGATCGAGGCCGTCTTCGAGGAGATGTCGGTCAAGCAGAAGGTGTTCGGCGAGCTGGAGGAGCACCTCTCCCCCGAGGCGATCCTGGCCACCAACACCTCGTCGCTGTCGATCACCGAGATGGCTTCGCGGCTGCGCAACCCCGAGCGGGTCGTGGGCTTCCATTTCTTCAACCCGGTCGCGGTGCTGCCGCTGCTGGAGATCGTGCGCGGCGAGAAGACCGACGACGCGGCGCTGGCCACCGCGTTCTCGGTCGGCAAGCAGCTGAAGAAGTCGTGCGTGCTGGTCAAGGACGCCCCGGCGTTCGTGGTCAACCGGCTGCTCACCCGGTTCATGGGCGAGGTCATCGCCGCGGTCGACGAGGGCACCCCGTTCGAGGTTGCCGACCGCGCGCTGACCCCGCTGGGCCTGCCGATGAGCCCGCTGGTGCTGCTGCAGCTGGTAGGCCCGGCGGTCGCCCAGCACGTCAACCACACCATGCACCGGGCCTACCCGGACCGCTTCGGCGTCAGCGACAACCTGCAGCGGTTCGTCGACGCGGGCAAGGCCGCGGTGTGGCAGTGGGACGAGCAGGGCAACCAGAAGATCGACCCCGAGGTCGCCGAGCTGTGGCAGCAGGGTGACAACCCCTCCACCGAGGAGCAGGTCCGCGAGCGGGCGCTCAAGGCGCTGGCCGAGGAGGCGGGGATCATGCTCGACGAGGGCGTGGTCGCCGAGGCGCAGGACCTCGACCTGTGCATGATCCTGGGCGCGGGCTGGCCGTTCTGGCTGGGTGGCATCACCCCGTACCTCGACCGCTCCGGTGTGTCGGAGCAGGTCAACGGCAAGCGGTTCCTCGAACCGGGTGTGGCCAGCGTGCCCGCCTGA
- a CDS encoding thiolase family protein produces MAAPASAAADTRSAARAVRDVVFVDGVRTPFGKAGSKGLYAETRADDMVVKVIRELLRRHPELPPERIDEVAIAATTQTGDQGLTIGRSAALLAGLPKSVPGFAIDRMCAGAMTAVTTVASGIAFGAYDVVIAGGVEHMGRHPMGEGADPNPRYVADQIVDPSALVMGSTAENVHDRYPSLTKDRTDAYAALSQLRYEEAARAGKIAPDLVPVSTRSAENGWGLATADEPPRPGTTVEALSGLKTPFRPHGRVTPGNAAGLNDGATGCLIADADTVRELGLPVGMKLVGYAFAGVEPEVMGVGPVPATEKALQKAGLTIDDIGLFEINEAFAVQVLAFLEHFGIADDDARVNPWGGAIACGHPLASSGVRLMTQLSRHFAEHPEVRYGITTMCIGFGMGGTVIWENPNYTEGGAR; encoded by the coding sequence GTGGCCGCACCTGCGTCGGCAGCCGCCGACACGCGCAGCGCAGCACGTGCTGTTCGGGACGTGGTCTTCGTCGACGGCGTTCGCACGCCGTTCGGCAAGGCCGGCTCGAAGGGCCTGTACGCCGAGACCCGCGCCGACGACATGGTCGTCAAGGTCATCCGGGAACTGCTGCGGCGTCACCCCGAACTCCCGCCCGAGCGCATCGACGAGGTCGCCATCGCCGCGACCACCCAGACCGGCGACCAGGGCCTGACCATCGGCCGCAGCGCCGCGCTGCTGGCCGGGCTGCCCAAGTCGGTCCCCGGCTTCGCCATCGACCGGATGTGCGCGGGCGCCATGACCGCCGTGACGACCGTCGCCAGCGGCATCGCGTTCGGCGCCTACGACGTCGTGATCGCCGGCGGCGTCGAGCACATGGGCAGGCACCCGATGGGCGAGGGCGCCGACCCGAACCCGCGCTACGTCGCCGACCAGATCGTCGACCCCTCCGCGCTGGTCATGGGCTCGACCGCGGAGAACGTGCACGACCGCTACCCGAGCCTGACCAAGGACCGCACCGACGCCTACGCCGCGCTCAGCCAGCTGCGCTACGAGGAGGCGGCCCGCGCGGGCAAGATCGCCCCGGACCTGGTGCCGGTGTCGACCCGCTCGGCCGAGAACGGCTGGGGCCTGGCCACCGCTGACGAGCCGCCGCGTCCGGGCACCACGGTCGAGGCGCTCTCGGGCCTCAAGACCCCGTTCCGCCCGCACGGCCGGGTCACCCCGGGCAACGCCGCGGGCCTCAACGACGGCGCGACCGGCTGCCTGATCGCCGACGCCGACACCGTCCGCGAGCTGGGCCTGCCGGTCGGCATGAAGCTCGTCGGCTACGCCTTCGCGGGCGTCGAGCCGGAGGTCATGGGCGTCGGACCGGTGCCCGCGACCGAGAAGGCCCTGCAGAAGGCCGGGCTGACCATCGACGACATCGGCCTGTTCGAGATCAACGAGGCCTTCGCCGTGCAGGTGCTGGCCTTCCTGGAGCACTTCGGCATCGCCGACGACGACGCGCGGGTCAACCCGTGGGGCGGCGCGATCGCCTGCGGTCACCCGCTGGCCTCCTCCGGCGTCCGGCTGATGACCCAGCTCTCGCGGCACTTCGCCGAGCACCCCGAGGTCCGCTACGGCATCACCACGATGTGCATCGGCTTCGGCATGGGCGGCACGGTCATCTGGGAGAACCCCAACTACACCGAGGGAGGCGCGCGGTGA
- a CDS encoding helix-turn-helix domain-containing protein: MLYTSSAVAPDLVTDLVTGWTADVGGQASLVPDGCVDVLWISTGVVRVCGPETAAWSFSFPAGVEAVGVRFRPGRAGSVLGFDTADVRDRRIGLDDVLGSRAQRQLSEQLGEVGDQRQRLGILQEHARRWLAGATPQDPATETVRRMLLHDTSTTVAAMAHATGLSERQLNRRCTRTFGYGPSMLRRILRLQGFLRMARHPGAPAGLAELADAAGYTDQSHLSRDCREIGGASPRALISG; the protein is encoded by the coding sequence ATGCTGTACACGTCGTCTGCCGTCGCGCCGGATCTTGTGACGGATCTGGTCACCGGCTGGACGGCCGATGTGGGCGGGCAGGCGAGTCTGGTGCCGGACGGATGCGTCGACGTCCTGTGGATCAGCACCGGCGTGGTCCGCGTCTGCGGTCCGGAGACCGCTGCGTGGTCGTTCAGCTTCCCCGCCGGGGTCGAGGCAGTGGGGGTGCGGTTCCGGCCGGGCCGGGCGGGGAGCGTGCTGGGCTTCGACACCGCCGACGTGCGGGACCGGCGGATCGGGCTGGACGACGTGCTCGGGTCACGCGCGCAACGGCAGCTCTCCGAGCAGCTCGGCGAGGTGGGCGACCAGCGGCAACGGCTCGGCATCCTGCAGGAACACGCCCGAAGGTGGCTGGCCGGGGCAACGCCGCAGGACCCGGCGACCGAGACGGTGCGGCGGATGCTCCTGCACGACACCAGCACCACCGTGGCCGCCATGGCGCACGCGACCGGGCTGAGCGAGCGGCAGCTCAACCGGCGTTGCACCCGGACCTTCGGGTACGGGCCGTCGATGCTGCGGCGCATCCTGCGGCTCCAGGGCTTCCTGCGGATGGCCCGCCATCCCGGCGCGCCCGCCGGGCTCGCCGAACTCGCGGACGCCGCCGGTTACACCGACCAGTCGCACCTCTCGCGAGACTGCCGCGAGATCGGTGGTGCGAGCCCACGTGCGCTCATCAGCGGTTGA
- a CDS encoding TIGR03086 family metal-binding protein has translation MSDISERYRALAAEFTRRVAAVPAGSWENPSPCEGWTARDVLRHVVEVHRDMPSWAGLSVTLHRYVDDDPLGAWSEARDAIQALLEDPDRAGKQYDGILGPTTAEATVDRFLGFDLLVHAWDIARATGQDESLPAHEVARVHADARALGDNIRRSGVCGPEVIVGEDASEQDKLLAYLGRQP, from the coding sequence ATGAGTGACATCTCCGAGCGCTACCGGGCGCTGGCCGCCGAGTTCACCCGCCGCGTCGCGGCCGTTCCCGCCGGAAGCTGGGAAAACCCCTCGCCCTGCGAGGGCTGGACGGCACGGGACGTGCTGCGCCACGTCGTCGAGGTGCACCGAGACATGCCGTCGTGGGCCGGGCTGTCGGTCACCCTGCACCGCTACGTCGACGACGACCCGCTCGGCGCGTGGAGCGAGGCCCGCGACGCCATCCAGGCACTGCTGGAAGACCCCGACCGCGCGGGCAAGCAGTACGACGGCATCCTCGGGCCGACCACGGCGGAGGCGACGGTCGACCGCTTCCTCGGCTTCGACCTGCTCGTGCACGCCTGGGACATAGCTCGGGCCACCGGACAGGACGAGTCGCTGCCCGCGCACGAGGTCGCCAGGGTGCACGCCGACGCCCGCGCCCTCGGCGACAACATCCGTAGGAGCGGGGTGTGCGGCCCGGAGGTCATCGTCGGCGAGGACGCGTCCGAACAGGACAAACTGCTCGCCTACCTCGGTCGCCAACCGTAA
- a CDS encoding ribonuclease D — protein MAVEAATPESTGPGRPEPVLLTEPADGVPPVVDSPVALQAAATALAAGAGPVAVDTERASGYRYSQRAYLVQLRREGAGTVLVDPIALAGSLEPLVTALDDTEWVLHAASQDLPCLAELDLRPARLFDTELAGRLAGFDRVSLGALVERMLGYRLEKGHSAADWSRRPLPADWLAYAALDVELLVALREAMHAELERQDKLEWAWEEFEAVRTAPPAPPRAEPWRRTSGIHRVRSPRQLAAVRALWEARDSVARERDIAPGRILPDSSIVQAAQANPKTEADLTALPVFGGRQQRRRASMWLHALRNARRLSADELPVASPPNEGPPPPNRWADRDPAAAARLSAARAKLSEIAEKHQLPAENLLLPDLVRRTCWAPPEDISEEAVARLLREKGAREWQISLTANALSTALHAEPAATD, from the coding sequence ATGGCCGTGGAAGCTGCAACCCCCGAGTCCACCGGACCCGGCCGCCCGGAACCGGTGCTGCTGACCGAGCCGGCCGACGGCGTACCGCCGGTGGTCGACTCCCCCGTCGCGCTGCAAGCCGCCGCGACCGCGCTCGCCGCGGGAGCCGGGCCGGTGGCGGTCGACACCGAGCGAGCCTCGGGTTACCGCTACTCGCAGCGCGCGTACCTGGTGCAACTGCGCCGGGAGGGTGCCGGCACGGTGCTGGTCGATCCGATCGCGCTGGCGGGCTCGCTGGAACCCCTTGTCACCGCGTTGGACGACACCGAGTGGGTGCTGCACGCGGCGTCCCAGGACCTGCCGTGCCTGGCCGAGCTGGACTTGCGGCCAGCGCGCCTGTTCGACACCGAGCTGGCGGGCCGCCTGGCCGGGTTCGACCGGGTCTCGCTCGGCGCGCTCGTCGAGCGCATGCTCGGATACCGGCTCGAGAAGGGCCACAGCGCGGCCGACTGGTCGCGCCGTCCGCTGCCCGCGGACTGGCTCGCCTACGCCGCGCTCGACGTAGAGCTGCTGGTCGCCCTGCGCGAGGCGATGCACGCCGAGCTGGAACGCCAGGACAAGCTGGAGTGGGCGTGGGAGGAGTTCGAAGCCGTCCGCACCGCCCCGCCCGCGCCGCCGCGCGCCGAACCGTGGCGCCGCACGTCGGGCATCCACCGGGTGCGCAGCCCCCGCCAGCTCGCGGCGGTCCGCGCGCTGTGGGAGGCGCGTGACTCGGTCGCCCGCGAACGCGACATCGCGCCCGGACGCATCCTGCCCGACAGCTCGATCGTGCAGGCCGCGCAGGCGAATCCGAAGACGGAGGCGGACCTGACCGCGCTGCCGGTGTTCGGCGGCAGGCAGCAACGGCGCCGTGCCTCGATGTGGCTGCACGCCCTGCGCAACGCGCGGCGGCTGTCGGCCGACGAGCTTCCGGTCGCGTCGCCGCCCAACGAAGGTCCGCCACCGCCGAACCGGTGGGCCGATCGCGACCCGGCCGCCGCGGCCCGGCTTTCCGCGGCCCGCGCCAAGCTCTCCGAGATCGCCGAGAAGCACCAGTTGCCCGCGGAGAACCTGCTGCTGCCCGATCTCGTCCGCCGCACCTGCTGGGCACCGCCGGAGGACATCAGTGAGGAGGCCGTCGCGCGGCTGCTGCGCGAGAAGGGCGCCCGCGAGTGGCAGATCTCGCTGACCGCGAACGCCCTGAGCACCGCACTGCACGCCGAACCGGCCGCGACGGACTAG
- a CDS encoding response regulator: MAAVGLGQAARTTPAGALPANMVPHPREELFTVLVVDDHPLLREAIAARLLQMGAGTVHEAASMAEARARALATGPCDLAILDLGLPDGTGIDLVTELRTQGWPRIVVLASSDDPYAVRAAFQAGAQAYLLKSASPMVVTDGVRRVLDGGVYADPSVAPVLAAGTRVPGTDNTPRELSGREVEVLQLVADGRSNKEIGEALNLSALTVKSHLSRIGRKLGTGDRAQMVALAMRAGVIR, encoded by the coding sequence GTGGCTGCCGTCGGCTTAGGTCAGGCCGCTCGAACCACGCCTGCCGGCGCTTTGCCGGCCAACATGGTCCCGCACCCGCGGGAAGAGCTGTTCACGGTGCTCGTGGTGGATGACCATCCGCTGCTCCGGGAGGCAATCGCCGCCCGGTTGCTGCAGATGGGCGCCGGCACGGTGCACGAGGCCGCATCGATGGCCGAGGCCAGGGCTCGGGCCCTGGCGACCGGTCCGTGCGACCTCGCCATCCTCGATCTCGGACTCCCCGACGGGACCGGCATCGACCTGGTGACGGAACTCCGTACCCAGGGCTGGCCGCGGATCGTGGTGCTCGCTTCGTCCGATGACCCCTATGCGGTCCGGGCCGCCTTCCAGGCAGGTGCGCAGGCGTACCTGCTGAAGTCGGCCTCGCCGATGGTGGTCACCGACGGGGTGCGCCGCGTTCTCGACGGCGGCGTGTATGCCGATCCCAGCGTGGCCCCGGTGCTCGCCGCGGGCACGAGGGTTCCGGGAACCGACAACACGCCCCGGGAGCTGTCCGGGCGTGAAGTGGAGGTGCTCCAACTCGTGGCCGACGGCCGATCCAACAAGGAGATCGGCGAGGCGCTCAACCTGTCCGCGCTCACGGTGAAGAGCCACCTGTCGCGGATCGGCCGCAAGCTGGGCACCGGCGACCGGGCTCAGATGGTTGCCCTGGCCATGCGCGCCGGGGTGATCAGATGA
- a CDS encoding DUF3000 domain-containing protein: MTEMPVAPELFRQAVAALKSSRPRQEIEVSEVGPPRRLAPWAYAVAAEANGPAGELATARFVLLHDPDGQEAWKGVLRLVIYLRVELDPELATDPLLPAVGWSWLTDALEDSGASWTALGGTVTLTSSARFGDIAGPTRSHDLELRGSWTAIDADLGPHGAAFHQLMATAAGLPPEGVSMLGPRTADNGRPC, from the coding sequence GTGACGGAGATGCCGGTGGCGCCCGAGTTGTTCCGGCAGGCGGTTGCCGCGTTGAAGTCGTCCCGCCCGCGCCAGGAGATCGAGGTCAGCGAGGTCGGGCCGCCGCGGCGGCTCGCGCCGTGGGCCTACGCGGTCGCGGCGGAGGCCAACGGACCGGCGGGCGAGCTGGCAACCGCGCGGTTCGTCCTGCTGCACGACCCGGACGGCCAGGAGGCGTGGAAGGGCGTGCTGCGGCTGGTCATCTACCTGCGGGTGGAGCTCGATCCCGAACTGGCGACCGACCCGCTGCTGCCCGCCGTCGGCTGGTCCTGGCTCACCGACGCCCTTGAGGACTCCGGGGCGTCGTGGACGGCGCTGGGCGGCACTGTGACGCTGACGTCGTCGGCCCGCTTCGGCGACATCGCGGGCCCCACGCGCAGCCACGACCTGGAGCTGCGCGGGTCGTGGACCGCGATCGACGCCGACCTCGGGCCGCACGGGGCGGCGTTCCACCAGCTGATGGCGACCGCGGCCGGGCTCCCGCCGGAAGGCGTCTCGATGCTCGGGCCCCGCACGGCGGACAACGGCCGCCCCTGCTGA
- the hemE gene encoding uroporphyrinogen decarboxylase: protein MTNSAPVTPRRDLADAPLLAAARGETPRHTPVWFMRQAGRSLPEYRKVREGIPMLQSCLTPDLVCEITAQPVRRHGVDAAILFSDIVLPLHAAGVGLDIVAGTGPVVAEPVRTAADVATLPSLAPEQVSKVGDAVGLLLDELGSTPLIGFAGAPFTLASYLVEGGPSRNHERTKALMHSEPATWHALLEKLADTTLTFLRTQLAAGVDAIQLFDSWAGALSLRDYREFVLPHSRRIFEGVAETPGTAGVPKIHFGVGTGELLGSMRSAGADVVGVDWRVPLDTAAQRLREAAPEQGDPVVQGNLDPAVLFAGWEPVEREVRRILAEGRAAGGHIFNLGHGVLPSTDPGVLTRVVELVHAESER from the coding sequence ATGACGAATTCCGCACCGGTCACGCCCCGCCGCGACCTCGCCGACGCACCCCTGCTGGCCGCTGCTCGCGGCGAGACGCCCCGGCACACGCCGGTCTGGTTCATGCGGCAGGCGGGCCGCTCGCTGCCGGAGTACCGCAAGGTGCGCGAAGGCATCCCGATGCTGCAGTCGTGCCTGACACCCGACCTGGTGTGCGAGATCACCGCGCAGCCGGTGCGGCGCCACGGCGTGGACGCCGCGATCCTGTTCAGCGACATCGTGCTGCCGCTGCACGCGGCCGGCGTGGGGCTCGACATCGTGGCGGGCACCGGGCCGGTGGTGGCCGAGCCGGTGCGCACCGCGGCCGACGTCGCGACGCTGCCGTCGCTGGCGCCCGAGCAGGTGTCCAAGGTCGGTGACGCCGTCGGCCTGCTGCTCGACGAGCTGGGCAGCACGCCGCTGATCGGCTTCGCCGGTGCGCCGTTCACGCTGGCCTCCTACCTGGTCGAGGGCGGCCCGAGCCGAAACCACGAGCGCACCAAGGCGCTGATGCACTCCGAGCCCGCGACCTGGCACGCGCTGCTGGAGAAGCTCGCCGACACGACGCTGACGTTCCTGCGGACCCAGCTCGCCGCGGGCGTGGACGCGATCCAGCTCTTCGACTCGTGGGCCGGTGCGCTGTCGCTGCGTGACTACCGCGAGTTCGTGCTGCCGCACAGCCGCCGCATCTTCGAGGGCGTTGCCGAGACGCCGGGCACCGCCGGCGTGCCCAAGATCCACTTCGGGGTCGGCACCGGCGAGCTGCTGGGCTCGATGCGCTCGGCGGGCGCCGACGTGGTGGGCGTGGACTGGCGGGTTCCGCTGGACACCGCGGCGCAGCGGCTGCGCGAGGCCGCCCCGGAGCAGGGCGACCCGGTCGTGCAGGGCAACCTCGATCCCGCGGTGCTGTTCGCGGGCTGGGAGCCGGTCGAGCGGGAGGTGCGCCGCATCCTCGCGGAGGGCCGGGCCGCGGGCGGGCACATCTTCAACCTCGGTCACGGCGTGCTGCCGAGTACCGATCCCGGTGTGCTGACCAGGGTCGTCGAACTCGTGCACGCCGAGAGCGAGCGGTGA